The Sinorhizobium fredii USDA 257 region GAAGAAGGTGAGCGCCAACTCGCCGGTATCGTCGTGTAGGAAGACGCGATAGGGCACGTTCGGTCGGCCGCGCGGTGATGGCTGGTGCCGATCCACGCGGCCAGTAATGGTGACGATCGAGCCCTGCGGCGCATGGGCGATGCCGGGCTGCCGGCGCCGATCGATCAGCGAATAAGGAGCGTGAAACAGGAGATCGATCACGCGGCAGTCGTCGATCGACTCGCGTCCAAGCAGGCGGGCGTAAAGCTCGCCGGTCCTGGGGCCGATGCCAGGCAGGCTATCGAGCGGTGAAAACAGCGGATCGAGCAGGGCAGGGCGCATGGTCATGAAATTGCGACAAGAAATCCGGCATTGGCAAGGCTGACAAGCCGCTTTCCAGCGTTTATAGAGCCCGTGGACACGATCCGCCGTGGCGGCGGGTGGCAGGAAGGACGTTCCATGACCGGCATTTCGCGTACGAGCGCCGATCTTGATCCGCGTCGGCGCCGGATCCTCTTCCGCGCCTGGCATCGCGGTATTCGCGAGATGGACCTGATTCTCGGGCAATTCGCAGAGGCGGAGCTCTCCACGCTTTCCGATGCGGAACTGGATGAGCTCGAAACGATCATGGGCGAGGAAGACAACGACCTGGTTCGCTGGATCACCGGGGAACAGCCGCTGCCGGAGCGCTACGCGACGGACCTGTTTGCGCGCATAGCCGCCTACCGCCCGGATTTCCACCCCGTTCAGCGAGAGGCGGAATGAGTTCGACGATGATCCCTGGTCTTGACGCGAAGAGAATTCTTACGGCGACGCGGGAAGTGACGATCGGGCCCGTACCTTCGGGCGCCGAAGCGCTGATCCTCGCCGATCTGGCGCGGGCCGGCGCGCCGGTCGCCTATGTACTTTCCGACGGCCAGCGGATCGGCGATCTCGAGCAGGTGCTCGGCTTCGTGGCGCCCGACATTCCGGTCCTGACTTTGCCGGGTTGGGACTGTCTGCCCTACGATCGCGTTTCCCCGAGCGCCGATACGTCGGCGCGAAGACTGGCCGCGCTGAGCGCCCTGATCGCGCATCGGCACAAGCCGCACCCGGCGATCGTGCTGGTGACCGTCAATGCGGCCCTGCAGAAGATCTCGCCTCAGGACGTGATCGAAAGCCTCGCCTTCTCGGCCCGGCCCGGCAATCAAGTGCGCATGGACGATCTCGCCGCCCGGCTGGAGCGCAACGGTTTCGAGCGTGTGCCCACCGTGCGCGAGGTCGGCGAGTTTGCCGTGCGCGGCGGCATCCTAGATGTCTATGTGCCGGGAAGTGGCGAGCCGCTGCGTCTCGATTTCTTCGGCGATACGCTGGAGACGATCCGCTCCTTCGATCCGGCCAGCCAGCGCACGACCGGGCAGGTCCGCTCCCTCGATCTCAATCCGATGAGCGAAGTGTCGCTGACGCCCGAGACAATCAGCCATTTCCGCACGCAATATCTCTCCCTCTTCGGAGCCGCGACGCGTGACGACGCGCTTTATCAGGCGGTCTCCGAAGGACGGCGCTATGCCGGCATGGAGCATTGGCTGCCGCTCTTCTACGATCGGCTGGAAACGATCTTCGACTATCTCGAGGGTTTCCGGATCGTCACGGATCACCTGGCGCGCGAGGCGGCGGCGGAGCGCTCGAAGCTCATTCTCGACTACTATGAGGCGCGTCACGCTTCCGCATCACCCGGCAAGTCGCAGATATCCCAGGGCACGCCCTACAAGCCCGTGCCGCCGGAGCTGCTCTATCTCGGTGCGAAAAGCTTTGGCGCCGCGCTGACCGAGCGCAACGCCGTGCGTCTGTCGCCGTTTTCCGAACATGAGGGCGAGGCCCGTCAGGTCCTGACCATCGAAGCTCGGCAGGGCGTCCGCTGGGCGAAGACCGCCGGCGAAGCCGAGAGCGAGAACGACGGCACACGCGCCAATGTCTTCGATCAGGCCGTGAAACACATAGCCGAGAGGCGGGCGAAGGGCGCGAAGGTCGTCATTTCCGGCTGGACGGAGGGTTCGCTCGACCGCCTGCTTCAGGTGCTCGCCGAGCACGGCCTGGCCAACATCCGTCCGGTGAAGGCTCTCGCCGATCTGCGCTCGCTGAAGCCGGGCGAGGCAGCTTCCGCGGTTCTCAGCCTCGAATCAGGCTTCGAGGCCGGCGATCTGGTGGTCATCGGCGAGCAGGATATCCTCGGCGACCGTATGGTGCGCCGCTCGAAGCGCCGCAAGCGCGGCGCCGATTTCATCGCCGAGGTGACGGGCCTCGATGAGGGCAGCTACGTCGTCCATGCCGAACACGGCATCGGCCGCTTCGTCGGCCTGCGCACGATCGAGGCCGCCGGCGCGCCGCATGATTGCCTGGAGCTCGTCTACGCCGATGAGGCGAAGCTCTTTCTGCCGGTGGAAAACATTGAGCTTCTGTCGCGCTACGGGTCGGAGGGGACTGATGCGATCCTCGACAAGCTCGGCGGCGTCGCCTGGCAGGCGCGCAAGGCGAAGCTCAAGAAGCGGCTGCTCGACATGGCGGGCGGCCTCATTCGCATTGCCGCCGAGCGGCACACACGGCACGCGCCGGTCCTTGTCGCGCACGACGGCGTCTATGACGAATTCGCCGCGCGCTTCCCCTATGACGAGACCGAGGATCAGTTGAACTCGATCGAGGCGGTCCGGGACGATCTCGGCGGCGGCAGGCCGATGGATCGCCTCGTCTGCGGCGACGTTGGCTTCGGCAAGACCGAGGTGGCGCTGCGCGCGGCCTTCATCGCGGCGATGAACGGCGTGCAGGTCGCCGTGGTCGTGCCGACGACCTTGTTGTCGCGTCAGCATTTCAAGACGTTTTCGGACCGCTTCCGCGGGCTGCCGATCCGCATCCAGCAAGCCTCCCGCCTCGTCGGCTCGAAGGATCTGGCGCTGACGAAGAAGGAAGTCGCCGAAGGCAAGACGGATATCGTCGTCGGCACCCATGCGCTTCTCGGTTCCTCGATCAACTTCGCCAATCTGGGCCTGCTGATCATCGACGAGGAGCAACACTTCGGCGTCAAGCACAAGGAGCGCTTGAAGGAGCTGAAGACCGACGTTCATGTCCTGACGCTCTCGGCGACCCCCATTCCGCGCACCCTGCAGCTTGCGCTCACCGGCGTTCGCGAATTGTCGCTGATCACTACGCCGCCGGCCGACCGCATGGCGGTGCGCACCTTCATCTCGCCCTTCGACGCTCTGGTCATCCGCGAGACACTGATGCGCGAGCACTATCGCGGCGGCCAGAGCTTTTACGTCTGCCCGCGGCTCAGCGACCTGTCCGAGATCCACGATTTTCTGAAATCCGACGTGCCGGAGCTGAAGGTCGCCGTGGCGCACGGCCAGATGCCGGCAACCGAGCTCGAAGACATCATGAACGCCTTCTATGAGGGCCGTTATGACGTGCTTCTGTCGACGACGATCGTCGAGTCGGGTCTCGACGTGCCGACCGCCAACACGCTGATCGTGCACCGCGCCGATATGTTCGGTCTCGCCCAGCTCTACCAGCTTCGCGGTCGGGTCGGCCGCTCCAAGGTGCGCGCCTTCGCGCTCTTCACCCTTCCGGTCAACAAGACGCTGACGGGCCCGGCGGAGCGGCGCCTCAAGGTGCTGCAGTCGCTCGACACGCTCGGTGCCGGCTTCCAGCTCGCCAGCCACGACCTCGACATTCGCGGCGCCGGCAACCTGCTCGGCGAGGAGCAATCCGGACACATCAAGGAGGTCGGCTTCGAGCTCTACCAGCAGATGCTGGAAGAGGCGGTCGCCGAGCTCAAGGGTGAAGAGGAAATCCACGATTCCGGCTGGTCGCCGCAGATATCGGTCGGCACGCCGGTGATGATACCGGAAGTCTATGTGCCGGATCTCAACTTGAGGCTCGGGCTTTATCGTCGCCTCGGTGAGCTGACCGACCTCAAGGAAATCGACGGCTTCGGCGCCGAACTGATCGACCGTTTCGGCCCGCTGCCGATCGAAGTCCAGCATCTCTTGAAGATCGTCTACATCAAGGCGCTTTGCCGCACGGCCAATGTCGAGAAGCTGGATGCCGGGCCGAAGGGCGTCGTCGTCCAGTTCCGCAACAAGGAGTTTCCCAATCCGGCTGCCCTCGTCGGCCACATCGCCAAACAGGGGACGCTCGCCAAGATTAGGCCCGACCAGAGCATCTTCTTCCAGCGCGAACTCGTCACGCCGGACAAGCGCCTCGCCGGCGCGGCCATGGTGATGACCCAGCTTGCGACACTCGCGAAGGCAGCTTGAAACGTGGCGCGGGGATGCCGGCGCCACGACCCAAAATCGATTGAGCGGATCAGTGGGCTGGGCTGGCCGCCTTCATCTGTGCGATTTCGCGAAGTGCATTCGTCAGCACTTCGACGGATTGCGCTCCCATCACCGCATATTGCTGTTCGATGATGAAGCAGGGAACGCCGGTCACGCCGATCTCCCGGGCCATTTCGATTTCCTGCGTGACGGCGTCCTTGTCCGCATCCGAGGTGAAAAGCGCAGCGATGACGGGTCGGTCGAGGCCCGCCTGTTCGGCGATGTCGAGCAGAACGGCGTGATCGCCGACATTCTTGCCCTCCTCGAAATTCGCCTTGAAAAGCAGCCGTACGGTCTCGGCCTGGGCATCTGCGCCGCTGGTCGATGCCCAGCGGATAAGGCGATGTGCATCGAGCGTGTTCGGGCTGATTTTCACGGCATCGAAATCGAAGGCGATGCCAGCTTCCCGACCGAGGTCTTCCAGCATCTTGTGCGCCCGGTCGACGGCCTCTTGACCGCCGAGCTTTGCCGCAAGATGGCGTTTGTGGTCGACGCCTTCCGGCGGCAGATCGGGATTGAGTTGATAGGGACGCCACTGGATCGCGACATCAACTTCGCCCGCGACATTGGCGATCGCTTGGTCGAGACGGCTCTTGCCGAGATAGCACCACGGGCAGACGACGTCCGAGACGATATCGATATTGACGGTTTCCATGGCGTCGGCCTTTTTCTGTTTTTCTAAAGCAGCGACATAGGCCGACCAGCCGCTTCTTTCAATGCGTTACCAAAAGGGAACTATGGCACCTGCTGTGCGCGCTCATCCCACCAGGTCGGTAGTTGGTAGCCGTAGAGCGGCACGGCCGATGGGCGCCCGATATGCTTCCAGCGGGCAATCCATTGCGCATCCAGATGGTAGAGCGGCACGACATAGGCGTTATTGACCAGCAGCCGATCGTGGGCGCGCACGGCAGCGGTGAAATCTTCGGGGGTGCGCGCCTGCAGGATGTTGTTGATCAGCTTGTCGACGTCCTTGTCGGCAACGCCGGCGAAGTTCTCGCTGCCCTGTCTGTCCCGCGCCTGCGAGCCCCAGCGGCCGACCTGCTCCACGCCCGGCGACAGCGAGGAAGGATAGGACTTTATAATCACGTCGTAATCGAAGGATTGGCTGCGCAGCTGGTATTGAGAATCGTCGACCGTTCGGACGGTTGCGACGATGCCGAGCGGCGCGAGGAAGCGCTGATAGGCAAGCGCGATCTTCTCCTGGCCGGCGTTCTGGCTCATGATCTCGAAGGCAAGCGGCGTGCCCTTGTCATCGACCATCTTGCCGTCCTTGATCGAATAGCCGGCCTCGCGAAGTAGCGTCACCGCCTCGCGCAACACGTTGCGGTCGCGGCCGGAGCCGTCGGTGACCGGCAGCCGATAGGTTCCGTCGAGGATGGCGGGGTTGATTTTCTCTCTCACGTCTCCCAGCAGACCGAGCTCACGGTCGTCGGCGGCGGCGCCCAGGAAGGAGAGCGACGAGTTCTGCCAATAGCTCTGAGTTCGCGCATAGGCACCGTCGAACAGGTTCTTGTTGACCCATTCGAAGTCAAAGACGAGGGCGAGGCCCTGGCGAAGCTTGACGTTGTTGAACATCGGCCTGCGGGTGTTGAAGACGAAGCCGAGCATCCCGGACGGCGTTTTCGGCTTGAAGCTCTCCTTGATGACGTCGCCGGAGCGAACCGCGGGAAAATCATAGGCGCGCGCCCATTTGGTGGCGCTGCCTTCCGGATAGACATCGACCTCGCCCTTTTTGAAGGCTTCGAAAAGGGTGTTCTCCTGGAGGAAATACTCGACGGAAATCTCGTCGTAATTGTCGACGCCGACTTTCGACGGCAGGTCCTTGCCCCAATAGTCGGCATTGCGGCGATAGACGATCCGCTCGCCCGGCCTCACCTCGGCGACGCGATAGGGGCCGGAGCCGAGCGGCGGCTCGAGCGTGGTCCTGTCGAAGCCTTCGACGTTGATGGCGTGCTTCGGCAGCACCGGCGAAAGCGCCAGCAATAGCGGGAACTCGCGGTCGGCATCTTCCTTCAAAGTGAAGCGAACGCTGCGATCGCCGGTCTTCTCCATCTTGGCGACCTTCGACAAACGGTTGCTGAACGGCGCACGTCCCTTGTCGCGCAGCAATTCGAAGGTGAAGATCACGTCCTCGACGGTCACGGGCTGACCGTCGGCCCAGCGCGCCTTGGGATTGAGGTTGAACTGGATGAAGGTGCGGTCGTCGTCCCACTCGACCGATTCCGCAAGCAGTCCGTACATGGTGAAAGGCTCGTCCTGGGAGCGCTGCATCAGCGATTCGTAGACGAGGTTACCGAAACCCGGGTCCCACATTCCCCGCGCGGTCGTACGCATGCTCTTAAGGATGAAGGGGTTGAGGCTGTCGAATGTGCCAACCACTCCATAGGAGATCTTTCCGCCCTTCTTGACGTCCGGTTTGACGTAAGGGAAGTGCTTGAAATCGGCCGGCAGGGCCGGCTCGCCGTGCATGGAGATGGCGTGCACTGGGGCGGCGGCGGCTTCATTGGCCGATATGCTGGTCGCCAGAAGCATGACCAGGCCGGAAAGAACTGCGCGCAACTTCACCTCCCGTAGGATTGGACGGTCCGATTCCCGGCACGTTACCAATGCGCGGGGATATTTCCAACAAGGCAGCCGGGAAGA contains the following coding sequences:
- a CDS encoding FAD assembly factor SdhE; its protein translation is MTGISRTSADLDPRRRRILFRAWHRGIREMDLILGQFAEAELSTLSDAELDELETIMGEEDNDLVRWITGEQPLPERYATDLFARIAAYRPDFHPVQREAE
- the mfd gene encoding transcription-repair coupling factor, with the translated sequence MSSTMIPGLDAKRILTATREVTIGPVPSGAEALILADLARAGAPVAYVLSDGQRIGDLEQVLGFVAPDIPVLTLPGWDCLPYDRVSPSADTSARRLAALSALIAHRHKPHPAIVLVTVNAALQKISPQDVIESLAFSARPGNQVRMDDLAARLERNGFERVPTVREVGEFAVRGGILDVYVPGSGEPLRLDFFGDTLETIRSFDPASQRTTGQVRSLDLNPMSEVSLTPETISHFRTQYLSLFGAATRDDALYQAVSEGRRYAGMEHWLPLFYDRLETIFDYLEGFRIVTDHLAREAAAERSKLILDYYEARHASASPGKSQISQGTPYKPVPPELLYLGAKSFGAALTERNAVRLSPFSEHEGEARQVLTIEARQGVRWAKTAGEAESENDGTRANVFDQAVKHIAERRAKGAKVVISGWTEGSLDRLLQVLAEHGLANIRPVKALADLRSLKPGEAASAVLSLESGFEAGDLVVIGEQDILGDRMVRRSKRRKRGADFIAEVTGLDEGSYVVHAEHGIGRFVGLRTIEAAGAPHDCLELVYADEAKLFLPVENIELLSRYGSEGTDAILDKLGGVAWQARKAKLKKRLLDMAGGLIRIAAERHTRHAPVLVAHDGVYDEFAARFPYDETEDQLNSIEAVRDDLGGGRPMDRLVCGDVGFGKTEVALRAAFIAAMNGVQVAVVVPTTLLSRQHFKTFSDRFRGLPIRIQQASRLVGSKDLALTKKEVAEGKTDIVVGTHALLGSSINFANLGLLIIDEEQHFGVKHKERLKELKTDVHVLTLSATPIPRTLQLALTGVRELSLITTPPADRMAVRTFISPFDALVIRETLMREHYRGGQSFYVCPRLSDLSEIHDFLKSDVPELKVAVAHGQMPATELEDIMNAFYEGRYDVLLSTTIVESGLDVPTANTLIVHRADMFGLAQLYQLRGRVGRSKVRAFALFTLPVNKTLTGPAERRLKVLQSLDTLGAGFQLASHDLDIRGAGNLLGEEQSGHIKEVGFELYQQMLEEAVAELKGEEEIHDSGWSPQISVGTPVMIPEVYVPDLNLRLGLYRRLGELTDLKEIDGFGAELIDRFGPLPIEVQHLLKIVYIKALCRTANVEKLDAGPKGVVVQFRNKEFPNPAALVGHIAKQGTLAKIRPDQSIFFQRELVTPDKRLAGAAMVMTQLATLAKAA
- a CDS encoding DsbA family oxidoreductase; amino-acid sequence: METVNIDIVSDVVCPWCYLGKSRLDQAIANVAGEVDVAIQWRPYQLNPDLPPEGVDHKRHLAAKLGGQEAVDRAHKMLEDLGREAGIAFDFDAVKISPNTLDAHRLIRWASTSGADAQAETVRLLFKANFEEGKNVGDHAVLLDIAEQAGLDRPVIAALFTSDADKDAVTQEIEMAREIGVTGVPCFIIEQQYAVMGAQSVEVLTNALREIAQMKAASPAH
- a CDS encoding extracellular solute-binding protein, whose translation is MLLATSISANEAAAAPVHAISMHGEPALPADFKHFPYVKPDVKKGGKISYGVVGTFDSLNPFILKSMRTTARGMWDPGFGNLVYESLMQRSQDEPFTMYGLLAESVEWDDDRTFIQFNLNPKARWADGQPVTVEDVIFTFELLRDKGRAPFSNRLSKVAKMEKTGDRSVRFTLKEDADREFPLLLALSPVLPKHAINVEGFDRTTLEPPLGSGPYRVAEVRPGERIVYRRNADYWGKDLPSKVGVDNYDEISVEYFLQENTLFEAFKKGEVDVYPEGSATKWARAYDFPAVRSGDVIKESFKPKTPSGMLGFVFNTRRPMFNNVKLRQGLALVFDFEWVNKNLFDGAYARTQSYWQNSSLSFLGAAADDRELGLLGDVREKINPAILDGTYRLPVTDGSGRDRNVLREAVTLLREAGYSIKDGKMVDDKGTPLAFEIMSQNAGQEKIALAYQRFLAPLGIVATVRTVDDSQYQLRSQSFDYDVIIKSYPSSLSPGVEQVGRWGSQARDRQGSENFAGVADKDVDKLINNILQARTPEDFTAAVRAHDRLLVNNAYVVPLYHLDAQWIARWKHIGRPSAVPLYGYQLPTWWDERAQQVP